The following is a genomic window from Elusimicrobiaceae bacterium.
GCCGAGCCCGAAGATTTCGCCGAACGCGGCTTTGCTCATCAGATCGCCGAGCGCGTTTTTGCTTACCGTTAAATTGTAGCGGCCCATGTAGAGGAGGGCGTAGCTGATGCCGAGGGGAAACCAATTGAGAAAACGTCTGAACCGGAAAGCGGAACTGTGCGCGGTGGAAAGATCACCCATAGAATCTCCTGAAAATTTTCAGTTATCAAAATTATATACAAATAAGAACTCCGTTGAAAACGGCCGGAATCAACGGGCAATGGCGAATAGTCTTAACCCTCCCGCAATCCGTTAAGCGTCATCCGTGCGATTGATTCTTGAGGAACATGCCGTTTATTCTATACAATCTATGAATCTATGCCGGCCGGCCTGAAAGATTACGGTTTTTTTCGCGAACTGGCCGAACGGGCGTTAGCCCGGTTCGGCGCGTGCCATATTGCGCGTTTTAACGGATATATGCTGAAAACCGCGCCCGTGTTTTTGAGCGGAGAGTCTCAACCCGGCATAAGTCATGAGCCGCCGGGCGCGGAGTTTGCCCGCGCGTACTTGCGGCCCGGCGATCAGTTTGCCGATATCGGGGCCGGGCCGGGCGCGCTCAGTCTGATTGCCGCTTCGCTGGTGCGGGCGGAAGGCAGAATCGTGGCGGTGGAGCCGCACCCCAGAATCTACGGCTATCTGCGCGACAATGTGGCGTTAAACGGATTCCAGAATGTTTTTACCGTCCGGGCGGCCGCGGCGGGCGCGAAGGGCTTCCTGCGGATCAGCGATTTCCGGGCGGCCGGTTTCAACCGGGTCTGTCTGTTCGGCGGAAAGCCGGCGGATGCCGACACGCTCGACGGCCTGCTGTGGAGGCTGGAAAATAAAATCGCGCTGGTCAATGTCAGCGTTAACGGCTACGAGGCGTTTGCGTTTGCCGGGGCGGGCGAAACGCTTGCGCGGACTGACGCGGTCTGTTTTGAGCTGGCGCGGTGCGCGCTTGGGCGGTACGGAGCGGATGCCGCGGCGGCGCTTGCTCCGCTTGCGAAAGCCGGGCTCGCGCCGTGCCGGTTTAACGGACAAAATATCGAGGCGTTGCCCGCCGGATCCGAACCGCCGGACGGATTTTACTGCGCCGTCAGGGATATCGCCGCCTGCAATGCCCGGCTGGCCGTAAAAACCGCCGTAAAATAACGTTTGCCGCGAACCTGCTGCGCGGGCCGGTTACGACACGGTTATTTCTTTTCCCACGAAAACCATTTTGCCCTGAATGACAATGCCGCTGAAATGAGTGTCGAGTATCGAGGAGTCTCTGGGTATTATGGAAACGTTGCCGTTGACCCAGCTGACGTACTGGATATGTTCGCTGG
Proteins encoded in this region:
- a CDS encoding FkbM family methyltransferase; this translates as MPAGLKDYGFFRELAERALARFGACHIARFNGYMLKTAPVFLSGESQPGISHEPPGAEFARAYLRPGDQFADIGAGPGALSLIAASLVRAEGRIVAVEPHPRIYGYLRDNVALNGFQNVFTVRAAAAGAKGFLRISDFRAAGFNRVCLFGGKPADADTLDGLLWRLENKIALVNVSVNGYEAFAFAGAGETLARTDAVCFELARCALGRYGADAAAALAPLAKAGLAPCRFNGQNIEALPAGSEPPDGFYCAVRDIAACNARLAVKTAVK